In Perca flavescens isolate YP-PL-M2 chromosome 7, PFLA_1.0, whole genome shotgun sequence, the following proteins share a genomic window:
- the LOC114558380 gene encoding vesicle-associated membrane protein-associated protein B isoform X2: MARPEQVLVLEPQHELKFRGPFTDVVTATLKLTNPTDRNVCFKVKTTAPRRYCVRPNSGVIDAGNSVNVSVMLQPFDYDPNEKSKHKFMVQSMLAPYEMTDMEGVWKEAKPDELMDSKLRCAFEMPVENDKTTELSTLPKSASASLDDGEVKKIMEECKRLQMEVQRLREENKQIREDDGLRKRKVTSMGAPYSSSSSAMATSAMRDEGLSTRILALCVLFFVIGVIIGKLAL, from the exons ATGGCCAGACCAGAACAAGTACTGGTGCTAGAGCCACAACACGAACTGAAATTCAGAG GCCCGTTTACAGATGTCGTCACTGCCACTCTGAAGCTCACCAACCCCACAGatagaaatgtgtgtttcaAAGTCAAGACAACCGCGCCTCGCCGATACTGTGTGCGCCCAAACAGTGGCGTTATTGATGCTGGAAACTCCGTCAATGTTTCTG TTATGCTACAGCCGTTTGACTACGACCCCAATGAAAAGAGTAAACACAAATTCATGGTGCAGTCCATGCTGGCTCCATACGAAATGACTGACATGGAAGGAGTT TGGAAGGAGGCAAAGCCTGACGAGCTGATGGATTCAAAGTTGAGATGTGCATTTGAGATGCCTGTAGAAAATGACAAAACT ACTGAGCTCTCCACGCTGCCCAAGTCAGCCAGTGCCTCACTGGATGACGGCGAGGTGAAGAAGATCATGGAGGAGTGCAAGCGGCTGCAGATGGAGGTGCAGAGGCTAcgggaagaaaacaaacagatcAGG GAGGACGACGGGCTGCGGAAGAGAAAGGTGACCTCAATGGGCGCACCttactcttcttcctcctccgccATGGCCACCTCTGCCATGAGGGACGAAGGCCTAAGCACCCGCATCCTGGCGCTCTGCGTGCTCTTCTTTGTCATCGGAGTCATCATTGGCAAGCTGGCCCTgtag
- the LOC114558380 gene encoding vesicle-associated membrane protein-associated protein B isoform X1 yields the protein MARPEQVLVLEPQHELKFRGPFTDVVTATLKLTNPTDRNVCFKVKTTAPRRYCVRPNSGVIDAGNSVNVSVMLQPFDYDPNEKSKHKFMVQSMLAPYEMTDMEGVWKEAKPDELMDSKLRCAFEMPVENDKTHESETNKTVSSSASSVKTELSTLPKSASASLDDGEVKKIMEECKRLQMEVQRLREENKQIREDDGLRKRKVTSMGAPYSSSSSAMATSAMRDEGLSTRILALCVLFFVIGVIIGKLAL from the exons ATGGCCAGACCAGAACAAGTACTGGTGCTAGAGCCACAACACGAACTGAAATTCAGAG GCCCGTTTACAGATGTCGTCACTGCCACTCTGAAGCTCACCAACCCCACAGatagaaatgtgtgtttcaAAGTCAAGACAACCGCGCCTCGCCGATACTGTGTGCGCCCAAACAGTGGCGTTATTGATGCTGGAAACTCCGTCAATGTTTCTG TTATGCTACAGCCGTTTGACTACGACCCCAATGAAAAGAGTAAACACAAATTCATGGTGCAGTCCATGCTGGCTCCATACGAAATGACTGACATGGAAGGAGTT TGGAAGGAGGCAAAGCCTGACGAGCTGATGGATTCAAAGTTGAGATGTGCATTTGAGATGCCTGTAGAAAATGACAAAACT caTGAGAGTGAAACCAACAAAACTGTgtcttcctctgcctcctctgtTAAGACTGAGCTCTCCACGCTGCCCAAGTCAGCCAGTGCCTCACTGGATGACGGCGAGGTGAAGAAGATCATGGAGGAGTGCAAGCGGCTGCAGATGGAGGTGCAGAGGCTAcgggaagaaaacaaacagatcAGG GAGGACGACGGGCTGCGGAAGAGAAAGGTGACCTCAATGGGCGCACCttactcttcttcctcctccgccATGGCCACCTCTGCCATGAGGGACGAAGGCCTAAGCACCCGCATCCTGGCGCTCTGCGTGCTCTTCTTTGTCATCGGAGTCATCATTGGCAAGCTGGCCCTgtag